The following are from one region of the Paenibacillus bovis genome:
- a CDS encoding type 1 glutamine amidotransferase domain-containing protein, translating to MSKIAFLLANEFEDSEMQVPYDELKKAGHEADIIGLEKGQKVTGKNGKAEYTIEKAITEVSASDYDALVIPGGSSPEALRLDPNVLNFVTEINNAKKTIGAICHGPQILASANLLEGRTITSYPPLKVDMINAGATFKDGEAIVDGNFITSRTPDDEPAFVRELLKVL from the coding sequence ATGAGTAAAATCGCCTTTTTATTAGCAAATGAATTCGAAGACTCCGAAATGCAGGTGCCTTATGATGAATTGAAAAAAGCAGGCCACGAAGCCGATATCATCGGTCTTGAAAAAGGCCAAAAGGTAACCGGCAAAAATGGCAAAGCCGAATATACAATTGAAAAAGCTATTACCGAAGTAAGTGCATCCGATTATGATGCGCTGGTGATTCCAGGTGGTTCTTCACCGGAAGCGCTGCGTCTGGACCCGAATGTACTGAACTTTGTTACCGAAATCAACAACGCCAAAAAAACAATCGGTGCGATCTGCCACGGTCCACAAATCCTGGCAAGTGCCAATCTACTGGAAGGCCGTACGATTACTTCATATCCACCGCTTAAAGTGGATATGATCAACGCTGGCGCTACTTTCAAAGACGGAGAAGCGATTGTAGACGGCAACTTCATTACATCGCGTACTCCGGATGATGAACCTGCCTTTGTACGTGAATTGTTGAAAGTACTGTAA
- a CDS encoding DUF378 domain-containing protein gives MRTLDIVALILLIVGGINWLLVGLFQFDLVASIFGGQDSILSRIIYVVVGLCALYCLKFLSSSRNTRTDNTTTRV, from the coding sequence ATGAGAACTCTGGACATTGTTGCGCTGATTCTGCTGATCGTGGGTGGTATTAACTGGCTGCTGGTAGGTCTTTTCCAATTCGACCTCGTTGCTTCCATTTTCGGAGGGCAAGATTCCATCCTGTCCCGAATCATCTATGTTGTCGTAGGTTTGTGTGCCCTGTACTGTCTGAAATTCTTGTCTTCTTCCCGAAATACAAGAACAGATAACACTACAACAAGAGTATAA